From a single Bryobacter aggregatus MPL3 genomic region:
- a CDS encoding O-antigen ligase family protein, with the protein MKQLLVLAVLVLLLVSVSDKTQMIWFAVRGLGFLACQALARPEKEEFLLSLAAAFASIAALGIAGFDLALACLAFSCFRMRLRKLATLFAMVGMVGALSFACNRSLFPFTNRNHYAVFVELALPLLLFAWRRSHGSRYLMAGAVLLAAALAGGSRAGAAILLSEVALLTLAVGGKKRAVLAIPAVAVCAGFFLLTTGGDRIAHPFAGDHRREIWKSGLQMVAEKPWSGWGPGEFPRIYPAYASFDNGEFVNAAHSDWLEWASEFGILAPLAFGALLARWFRKSIHFYPSWGILMGALHAMVDFPFHLPGFLVFAAALAGSIDEHGASIETQSSNPEGRDPDLCPKGGFSALPC; encoded by the coding sequence ATGAAGCAACTCCTGGTGTTGGCTGTCTTGGTCCTGCTGCTCGTCTCCGTTTCGGACAAAACCCAGATGATTTGGTTTGCCGTGCGCGGTCTTGGCTTTCTCGCCTGTCAGGCCTTGGCCAGGCCGGAAAAAGAAGAATTTCTCCTCAGTCTCGCGGCTGCGTTCGCCTCGATTGCCGCACTTGGCATCGCGGGATTCGATCTGGCCCTTGCCTGCCTGGCCTTCTCTTGCTTCCGCATGCGGCTACGGAAACTGGCCACTCTTTTCGCGATGGTCGGAATGGTGGGAGCACTGAGCTTTGCTTGCAATCGCAGTCTCTTCCCCTTCACCAATCGGAATCACTATGCGGTATTCGTGGAGTTGGCCTTACCCCTCCTCCTTTTTGCCTGGCGGCGGAGTCATGGATCGCGATACCTGATGGCAGGCGCGGTTCTCCTGGCCGCAGCCTTGGCCGGTGGCTCACGCGCCGGGGCGGCCATCCTGCTGTCAGAAGTGGCACTGCTGACGCTGGCGGTGGGAGGAAAGAAACGAGCAGTACTCGCTATCCCAGCCGTGGCTGTATGTGCCGGCTTCTTTCTGCTCACAACCGGCGGTGATCGCATTGCACATCCCTTCGCTGGCGATCATCGTAGAGAAATCTGGAAGTCCGGCCTACAGATGGTGGCGGAAAAACCTTGGTCCGGTTGGGGCCCGGGAGAATTTCCGAGAATTTACCCTGCTTATGCCAGCTTCGACAATGGCGAGTTCGTCAACGCGGCCCATTCGGACTGGCTTGAATGGGCATCGGAGTTTGGCATCCTCGCCCCACTTGCTTTTGGAGCTCTACTGGCAAGGTGGTTCCGAAAGTCCATCCACTTCTATCCGTCTTGGGGTATTCTCATGGGTGCGCTGCATGCGATGGTGGATTTCCCCTTCCACTTACCGGGCTTTCTGGTCTTCGCCGCAGCACTTGCCGGGAGCATCGACGAACATGGCGCAAGCATCGAGACCCAATCCTCAAATCCTGAAGGACGAGATCCAGACCTATGTCCAAAAGGAGGGTTTAGCGCTCTACCATGTTGA
- a CDS encoding tetratricopeptide repeat protein: MSSAGAAWARWLGSHFPTQASLEESIQVSRLFSMRTSRELLLLADRDPEREQFYLTEALREDPRNLSALLRLSLHAEFAGDQQASNLYLQQALHTHHSFQTYMAALNQAARRGDPQGIQHYASLALAYCPRDADGVYRQLGELSEAEKVVRVRPDFLRYLIGQNRLAEALAYEQKFRRGDPVDRYRLDLADRLLLSGQYEQAAALFSRLHPEFQQEGRFNVRFEQQPTSLAFDWRLAKHPSVTTQWRPGTLEVELGPHQNPVEVASIFTRELRQGAVSSLWTGDTQGLAWQIASAAPGWQRVGLTVPAGAARRFQLSEVRFR; the protein is encoded by the coding sequence TTGAGTTCCGCAGGCGCCGCCTGGGCCCGATGGCTGGGTTCGCACTTCCCCACACAAGCATCGCTAGAGGAATCGATTCAGGTCTCCCGCCTGTTTTCCATGCGGACAAGCCGGGAGTTGCTCTTGCTGGCCGATCGCGACCCGGAACGGGAGCAGTTCTACTTGACCGAAGCCCTGCGGGAGGACCCGCGAAATCTAAGCGCGTTGCTCCGCCTGTCGCTGCACGCAGAGTTTGCAGGAGACCAACAGGCATCCAACCTCTATCTCCAGCAGGCCTTGCACACGCACCATTCATTTCAGACTTATATGGCCGCACTCAACCAAGCGGCGCGCCGGGGGGATCCCCAAGGCATTCAGCACTATGCCTCTCTCGCCCTGGCCTATTGCCCGCGGGATGCCGATGGGGTGTACCGGCAACTGGGAGAACTCAGCGAGGCGGAGAAAGTGGTTCGGGTACGGCCTGATTTCCTCCGCTACTTGATCGGCCAGAATCGCTTGGCGGAAGCACTGGCGTATGAGCAGAAGTTTCGCCGCGGAGATCCGGTGGATCGCTACCGGCTGGATCTGGCCGACCGCCTTCTGCTATCCGGCCAATACGAACAGGCGGCGGCGCTCTTCAGCCGGCTGCATCCGGAGTTCCAACAAGAGGGACGATTCAATGTCCGCTTTGAGCAACAACCGACTTCGCTTGCGTTTGATTGGCGACTGGCCAAGCATCCTTCTGTCACAACGCAATGGCGGCCGGGAACACTGGAGGTAGAACTCGGTCCTCATCAGAATCCTGTGGAAGTAGCCAGCATCTTTACTCGCGAACTCCGGCAAGGCGCTGTGTCTTCGCTCTGGACGGGCGACACGCAGGGCCTGGCCTGGCAGATTGCATCCGCGGCGCCCGGTTGGCAGCGCGTGGGACTGACGGTTCCGGCTGGAGCCGCCCGCCGGTTCCAACTGTCCGAGGTACGATTCCGATGA
- a CDS encoding FecR domain-containing protein, translated as MRIYFLHTLSRVAAFGATAILLLADSSLSSTQKPAVAWSPGTLRINGADHSGSGNVLPGGRIEMLRSSGQLYLADGTRMRLAASTRMTLDERALRLESGVARVDAVASSRHELEIAAGDLHVLATGGTVNRPDADRLIVTAASNPTEVRRSNGLLIARVRPGETLSFSTGHSPETRLTGRLVSSHGRYTLTDEVTHVQTELQGARLPNFAGQRIEVRGDFVNAGRTLAVKEYAMLQSKSGASAAGETPAPTPTPEAEESKFCREKSKAELEKDQKLKKRCAAVLAGGAGAAAAAGAVTAGAAGLSTAMIAGVVVATVAGVATSVAVVSSGDGTGSAISQ; from the coding sequence GTGCGAATCTATTTTCTTCACACCCTCTCCAGAGTCGCCGCCTTTGGCGCGACGGCAATTTTGTTGCTTGCAGACTCTTCTCTATCCTCGACACAGAAGCCCGCAGTGGCGTGGTCGCCGGGTACCCTTCGAATCAACGGCGCCGATCACAGTGGCTCTGGGAACGTTTTGCCTGGCGGTCGGATTGAGATGCTCCGCTCGTCGGGACAGCTCTACCTCGCCGATGGGACACGGATGCGTCTTGCCGCTAGCACCCGCATGACCTTGGACGAGCGGGCTCTCCGTCTGGAGAGTGGAGTCGCGCGGGTGGATGCCGTCGCCTCGTCGCGCCACGAATTAGAAATCGCCGCAGGAGACCTGCATGTTCTGGCGACTGGGGGCACGGTCAATCGTCCGGATGCGGACCGGCTGATTGTCACGGCGGCCTCGAATCCGACGGAAGTGCGCCGCAGCAACGGCTTGCTGATTGCTCGGGTACGTCCCGGAGAGACGCTGTCTTTCTCAACGGGTCATTCGCCGGAAACGCGCCTTACGGGACGGCTGGTGAGCTCCCATGGCCGCTATACTCTGACGGACGAAGTGACCCATGTCCAGACGGAACTGCAGGGAGCCCGGCTGCCGAACTTCGCGGGGCAGCGGATCGAGGTTCGTGGGGATTTTGTGAACGCTGGCCGGACGCTGGCAGTAAAAGAATATGCGATGTTGCAATCGAAGAGCGGCGCCAGTGCGGCGGGAGAGACTCCGGCTCCGACTCCTACTCCTGAAGCAGAGGAGTCGAAGTTCTGCCGGGAGAAATCCAAAGCCGAGTTGGAGAAGGATCAGAAGTTGAAGAAGCGCTGTGCTGCGGTGTTGGCCGGTGGCGCGGGGGCGGCTGCGGCGGCTGGTGCGGTGACGGCTGGTGCCGCTGGGCTCTCCACTGCCATGATTGCCGGCGTTGTGGTTGCAACGGTTGCTGGTGTTGCCACTAGCGTTGCTGTTGTGTCGAGCGGCGATGGTACAGGCTCTGCGATCAGTCAGTAG
- a CDS encoding methylated-DNA--[protein]-cysteine S-methyltransferase codes for MIYVRHFDSPLGRITLSTDGESLIGFAFEEERHPVDRSGASEEPVAILLDAERQVQEYLGGWRKSFDLPLRPAGTDFQRRVWEELLRIPFGQTISYMELAQRIGNPKAVRAVGLANGRNPISLIIPCHRVIGANGDLTGYGGGLPRKEFLLRHEGIPVKSDRQASLWPAATD; via the coding sequence ATGATCTACGTACGTCATTTCGATTCGCCGCTTGGCCGAATCACCTTAAGCACAGACGGCGAATCGCTGATTGGGTTCGCTTTTGAAGAAGAACGTCATCCTGTCGACCGGAGCGGCGCAAGCGAAGAGCCGGTTGCCATTCTTCTCGATGCAGAACGGCAGGTGCAGGAGTATCTGGGTGGCTGGAGAAAGAGCTTCGATCTACCGCTCCGGCCGGCTGGGACAGACTTCCAACGGCGTGTCTGGGAAGAGTTGCTCCGGATTCCATTTGGCCAAACGATCTCTTATATGGAGTTGGCCCAACGGATCGGGAACCCGAAGGCGGTACGCGCAGTCGGATTAGCCAATGGCCGCAACCCGATCAGTCTCATTATTCCTTGCCATCGCGTCATCGGCGCCAATGGAGACCTGACCGGTTATGGAGGAGGCCTGCCGCGGAAGGAATTCCTCCTGCGGCATGAAGGCATCCCTGTCAAGAGTGACCGGCAGGCCAGCCTTTGGCCAGCCGCTACTGACTGA
- a CDS encoding DNA-3-methyladenine glycosylase 2, giving the protein MMIRVETLSFQPPLDWIGLLGFFGPRAIPGVEAVVNGELRRSLRSAGSAGTLSTHWTATSLQLQVQGPAEFLDTTESIVQTARRVFDLDSCAIERLRCFARDPVLGPLAERWPGVRLPGAWDGFEMGVRAILGQQVTVKAAHTLAGRVARKYGTPLDSPFPEVTTLFPQAATLAAAPVEELAGLGLTRKRAETLHSFAVWWSQDRNGNLLDLPGIGPWTEHYIRMRAHSEPDAFPAADLGIHKALGLHGIGPAKAAKAAELQSLAWRPWRAYAVILLWRSLGEKP; this is encoded by the coding sequence ATGATGATTCGGGTGGAGACCCTCAGCTTCCAGCCTCCCCTGGACTGGATTGGCCTCCTCGGCTTCTTTGGCCCGAGGGCGATTCCCGGTGTGGAAGCGGTCGTGAACGGAGAGTTGCGGCGGAGCTTGCGGAGTGCCGGGAGCGCGGGAACGTTGAGCACCCATTGGACGGCCACAAGCCTGCAACTGCAGGTGCAGGGTCCGGCAGAGTTTCTCGACACAACGGAGTCCATCGTGCAAACTGCCCGGCGAGTCTTCGATCTGGACTCGTGCGCGATAGAGCGGCTGCGTTGCTTTGCCCGCGATCCGGTTCTTGGCCCGCTTGCAGAACGGTGGCCGGGTGTAAGACTCCCGGGGGCCTGGGATGGTTTCGAGATGGGGGTTCGCGCAATCCTCGGGCAGCAAGTCACCGTGAAGGCCGCCCACACTCTTGCTGGCCGGGTGGCCAGAAAGTATGGAACCCCGCTCGACTCGCCGTTCCCCGAAGTCACAACCTTATTTCCTCAAGCCGCAACGCTTGCCGCTGCGCCAGTAGAAGAATTAGCCGGTCTGGGACTCACGCGGAAGCGGGCTGAAACCCTCCATTCCTTCGCGGTCTGGTGGAGCCAGGACCGAAACGGCAATCTGCTCGATCTTCCCGGGATCGGGCCGTGGACCGAACACTATATCCGGATGCGGGCTCATTCCGAGCCGGACGCCTTCCCCGCCGCCGACCTCGGAATTCATAAAGCACTCGGACTGCATGGGATTGGCCCGGCAAAGGCAGCCAAAGCGGCCGAGTTGCAAAGCTTAGCCTGGCGCCCCTGGAGGGCATATGCGGTCATCCTCTTGTGGCGGTCCCTGGGAGAGAAACCATGA
- a CDS encoding glucosaminidase domain-containing protein yields the protein MLAIVGIMAGPFVASSPAPSSNEAALKTDPRQVRLERFFEEKQCPVKKLAQEFVSAADRHNLDWRLLPSLAFIESGGGKAYHNNNIFGWNNGDHKFKSVRESIHTVAERLANSHHYRNKSLDKILVTYNPVPGYRDRVKDVMDGLGPAKATRPIQVAAQRNYYRN from the coding sequence ATGCTCGCAATCGTTGGCATTATGGCAGGTCCATTTGTCGCCAGTTCACCGGCACCCTCCAGCAACGAGGCAGCTCTAAAGACCGATCCCCGGCAAGTTCGTCTGGAAAGGTTCTTCGAAGAAAAACAGTGTCCGGTAAAGAAGTTAGCCCAAGAGTTCGTCTCCGCGGCCGATCGTCACAATCTCGACTGGCGGCTCCTCCCCAGCCTGGCTTTCATCGAAAGCGGCGGCGGGAAAGCCTACCACAACAACAATATTTTCGGGTGGAATAACGGAGACCACAAGTTCAAGAGTGTCCGCGAAAGCATCCACACCGTAGCAGAACGCCTCGCCAACTCCCACCACTACCGCAACAAATCCCTCGACAAAATCCTCGTTACCTACAATCCCGTCCCCGGATACCGGGATCGGGTGAAGGACGTTATGGATGGTCTCGGTCCTGCAAAGGCAACCCGGCCGATTCAGGTTGCCGCACAACGCAACTACTACCGCAACTAG
- a CDS encoding acyl-CoA dehydrogenase: MQPLTELSEEELMFRDVVRKLARKEIAPLVRHMDEYAKLDSTLLKTLFSQGLMGVEVPEEYGGQGGSFFQSILVIEELAAVDPAVSVCVDVQNTLVNNAINRWGTEEQKRKYLTRLATDTVGSYALSEAGAGSDAFALTCAARQAGSDWILEGQKLWITNAAEAGLFLVFATVDPTLGYKGITCFLVEREATGLGIGKKEDKLGIRASSTCEVTLSSVRVQQDAVLGEVGKGYKVAIETLNEGRIGIGAQMLGLAHGALQHAIGYAKQRKQFGKTIGEFQGIQFSLAESAVEVEAARLLVYNAARLRDAGKDFVAEAAMAKYYASTIAENVASRAVEVFGGVGFTREYPVEKLYRDAKIGRIYEGTSNMQRVVIAKHLLR; this comes from the coding sequence ATGCAGCCTCTCACCGAACTGAGCGAAGAAGAATTGATGTTTCGCGATGTGGTGCGCAAGCTCGCCCGCAAGGAAATCGCCCCGCTCGTCCGACACATGGACGAATATGCAAAACTCGACTCCACTCTCCTGAAAACGCTCTTCTCCCAGGGGCTGATGGGCGTCGAGGTTCCAGAAGAATATGGCGGACAAGGCGGGAGCTTCTTCCAGAGCATCCTCGTCATCGAAGAACTTGCCGCGGTGGATCCGGCGGTGAGCGTTTGCGTCGATGTCCAGAACACCTTGGTCAACAATGCCATCAACCGTTGGGGTACCGAAGAGCAAAAGAGGAAATACCTCACCCGGCTTGCCACCGACACCGTGGGCAGCTACGCGCTCAGCGAAGCGGGAGCGGGCAGCGATGCCTTTGCGCTCACCTGTGCGGCGCGCCAGGCAGGAAGCGACTGGATCCTTGAGGGTCAGAAGCTGTGGATCACGAATGCGGCCGAAGCTGGCTTGTTCCTGGTTTTCGCCACCGTCGATCCCACACTCGGCTACAAAGGCATTACTTGCTTCCTCGTCGAACGCGAGGCCACCGGACTCGGCATCGGAAAGAAGGAGGACAAACTCGGCATTCGAGCCTCCTCCACTTGCGAAGTCACACTCAGTAGCGTGCGGGTCCAGCAAGATGCCGTGCTCGGCGAGGTGGGAAAAGGGTATAAGGTCGCCATCGAGACCCTGAATGAAGGCCGCATCGGCATTGGGGCTCAGATGCTTGGTTTAGCCCACGGCGCCTTGCAGCACGCGATTGGCTATGCCAAACAACGCAAGCAGTTTGGCAAAACCATCGGCGAATTCCAGGGCATCCAGTTCTCCCTTGCGGAAAGCGCCGTCGAAGTGGAAGCGGCTCGCTTACTGGTCTATAACGCCGCACGGCTCCGCGACGCCGGCAAGGACTTTGTCGCCGAAGCCGCCATGGCGAAGTATTATGCCTCCACCATTGCTGAGAATGTCGCCAGCCGCGCCGTCGAAGTCTTCGGCGGTGTTGGGTTTACCAGGGAGTATCCCGTCGAAAAGCTCTACCGCGATGCAAAAATCGGCCGAATCTATGAAGGCACGAGCAATATGCAACGCGTTGTCATCGCAAAACATCTTTTGAGGTAG
- a CDS encoding efflux RND transporter periplasmic adaptor subunit codes for MDIQREGVGRKKLIRRIGLITVAVVALGATTYALSRLKPAAPTVEGATLWYGSAKRGSMLRQVRGLGTLVPEEILLVPAANEGRVDKRVMLPGTKVSAGTIIIELSNQELMTALDDAKWAVKAAEAEMLDLKARLNREKLEQKSKTAQTQSEQVQAQLQYDRDDKLFKEGLAPNLTLMLSKAKAEELGHRLHVEEERLSGYDDIIAAQVEAKKVNIEKLRAAYDLKKKQVEDLHVRAGVDGVLQDLPVQVGQRVTLGTVLAKVSQPWKLKTELKIPETQMNEIRIGMEAEVDTRNGVIKGQVSRIDPAAVNGTVTVDIRLLGDLPQGARPDLSVDGTIEIEKLTDVLYVERPVIGQANATVGLFRVNPDGKEAERVQVKFGRSSVNTIEVVTGLKLGDKVVLSDMSQWDAHNRVRLN; via the coding sequence ATGGACATTCAGCGTGAAGGCGTAGGCCGCAAGAAATTAATTCGAAGGATTGGCCTGATTACAGTAGCCGTTGTGGCATTGGGTGCGACGACGTATGCGCTGAGCCGGTTGAAGCCTGCCGCGCCGACTGTGGAAGGCGCGACACTCTGGTATGGCAGTGCAAAGCGTGGCTCGATGCTGCGACAGGTGCGCGGGCTGGGGACCTTGGTGCCGGAAGAGATTCTGCTGGTGCCCGCTGCCAATGAAGGCCGTGTTGACAAGCGGGTGATGCTTCCTGGGACAAAGGTGAGTGCCGGCACAATTATTATCGAACTCTCCAATCAGGAGTTGATGACGGCGCTCGATGACGCAAAGTGGGCCGTGAAGGCTGCCGAGGCGGAAATGTTGGACTTGAAAGCCCGCTTGAACCGCGAAAAGCTGGAGCAGAAGTCCAAGACCGCGCAGACGCAAAGCGAACAGGTGCAAGCGCAATTGCAGTATGACCGAGATGACAAGCTCTTCAAAGAAGGACTGGCGCCGAATCTGACCTTGATGCTCTCCAAAGCTAAAGCGGAAGAATTAGGGCATCGTCTTCATGTAGAGGAAGAGCGGCTCAGCGGCTATGACGACATCATTGCCGCGCAGGTGGAAGCAAAAAAAGTAAATATCGAAAAGCTCCGTGCAGCGTATGACCTCAAGAAGAAACAGGTGGAAGACCTTCATGTGCGCGCCGGTGTGGATGGAGTTTTGCAGGATTTGCCCGTTCAGGTGGGGCAGCGCGTCACTCTTGGGACGGTGCTTGCGAAAGTGAGCCAGCCCTGGAAGTTGAAAACGGAATTAAAAATTCCTGAAACACAGATGAATGAGATCCGTATTGGTATGGAAGCCGAAGTGGATACGCGGAACGGAGTCATTAAAGGTCAGGTATCTCGTATTGATCCTGCCGCAGTGAACGGAACCGTTACCGTTGACATCCGTCTATTGGGAGACTTGCCGCAAGGAGCCAGACCAGACTTGAGCGTGGACGGAACCATCGAGATCGAGAAGTTGACCGATGTTCTCTATGTGGAACGTCCCGTGATTGGTCAGGCGAATGCGACAGTTGGGCTGTTCCGGGTGAATCCGGACGGCAAGGAAGCCGAGCGGGTCCAAGTGAAATTTGGACGCAGTTCGGTGAACACGATAGAAGTTGTGACCGGGTTGAAGCTAGGCGACAAGGTTGTGCTATCCGACATGAGCCAGTGGGACGCGCATAACCGGGTTCGATTGAACTAA
- a CDS encoding ABC transporter ATP-binding protein, protein MSDLQPDLLTMDGVTKLFLTDEVETHALSGIHLNIKKGEYVSISGPSGCGKSTLLAILGLLDSPSSGTYVLNGRPVQSLKMSERARIRNREIGFIFQAFNLIGDLNVYENVELPLTYRGMSGTERKKRVHDALERVGMGHRVKHYPSQLSGGQQQRVAVARALAGDPAILLADEPTGNLDSANGEAVMDLMRELHRGGATICIVTHDPRYARYADRTIKLFDGRIVEESSELAAVGTAPA, encoded by the coding sequence ATGAGCGATTTGCAGCCAGACCTGTTGACCATGGACGGTGTGACAAAGTTGTTTCTTACGGATGAAGTGGAAACACACGCCCTGAGCGGGATCCACTTGAATATCAAAAAAGGCGAGTATGTGTCGATCTCCGGCCCTTCGGGCTGCGGCAAGTCGACCTTGCTGGCGATTCTGGGATTGCTAGATTCGCCCTCAAGCGGTACCTACGTGCTGAATGGCCGCCCGGTACAGAGCCTAAAGATGAGCGAGCGCGCCCGGATTCGCAATCGCGAGATTGGTTTTATTTTCCAGGCCTTTAATCTCATTGGCGACCTGAACGTCTATGAGAATGTGGAACTTCCGTTGACCTATCGCGGGATGTCGGGTACAGAACGCAAGAAGCGTGTCCACGATGCGCTTGAGCGTGTGGGGATGGGCCATCGGGTGAAGCACTATCCCTCCCAGCTCTCCGGCGGTCAACAGCAGCGTGTCGCGGTTGCCCGTGCCCTGGCCGGAGACCCGGCCATCCTGCTGGCGGACGAACCGACGGGAAACCTCGATTCGGCAAACGGCGAAGCGGTGATGGACCTGATGCGGGAACTGCATCGCGGTGGCGCGACGATCTGTATCGTGACTCACGACCCTCGCTATGCGCGTTATGCCGACCGGACCATCAAGCTGTTTGACGGAAGGATTGTCGAGGAGTCCAGTGAACTGGCGGCTGTTGGGACCGCGCCTGCATGA
- a CDS encoding ABC transporter permease, with the protein MRELRYAFRRLLKSPLQFAAGILAFTLGIGMNTAMFSLGDALLYHPIDLPDSKSLVILGVTNRGRELGIEEITPPDFLELQGSAKSFASMAFSSFWDATITRDAEPEQVRAARVSANWMDNLGATLILGRSFVQGEDQQGKNRVAVISEGLWRRRYGADPKIVGRKITLNSADYEVVGVVSQQSAYPSYAQIFSPYPRNPDFDQRRDFFELSVVGRLRPGQNLESAQSEMTALYGGVAERHPKTHAGRKLRLLPLTERVTGSNDLVPRYVQMLQYAAAFVLLIACANVANLQLARVTGRAREFAVLSALGAGRWPIAKQVLLESLILSGAGALTGVVTSVWCLDLLKTLLPAEIWQFIPMWSTIHVNGSALLLTVNLAVLAGMLSGIGPALHSTRADAQETLRDGGRAMSSGTQRQWFRSALVAFQMTLALVLLIGAGLMVRGAQSLFARFESKQPERVATMQALLPTTKYDTTEKRIDFARRVDEELGRIPGVESYALVNNIPMSDNGWSANIVVEGRPEPPVAERLRALHLAVSPNYFALMKIQLRQGRLLAASDQSGREDVCLIDETFAKAFFPSEDPIGRRIAPTYDAERRYCKIVGVVGAELHFGYEKGPRNTFYRPMAQSGSRAVSLMLRTQGPVQPILVAGKQAVSAVDPDQPVRQVFVYRELIENTMAGMKMVTVLMSGIGIVALLLACLGVYSVMSYMVSERTSEIGMRMAMGAQSTDVLLLLGKQALAMCGSGMLLGLLLGYGLARVFSGLLFGVSAHDFWGLSSVSLLLGLVAALAMYLPARRALRMDPAIALRHD; encoded by the coding sequence ATGAGAGAGCTGCGTTACGCCTTTCGGCGTTTGCTCAAGAGTCCCTTGCAGTTTGCTGCCGGAATCCTTGCCTTTACGCTGGGGATCGGGATGAACACTGCGATGTTCTCGTTGGGAGATGCGCTGTTATATCATCCGATCGATTTGCCAGACAGCAAGAGTTTGGTCATTCTCGGAGTGACAAACCGCGGTCGGGAATTGGGAATCGAGGAGATCACTCCGCCGGACTTCCTGGAACTGCAGGGCAGCGCCAAGTCCTTTGCCTCGATGGCATTTTCAAGCTTCTGGGATGCGACGATCACGCGGGATGCCGAACCGGAGCAAGTGCGCGCGGCGCGCGTCTCTGCGAATTGGATGGACAATCTTGGGGCCACGCTGATTCTCGGGCGCAGCTTTGTGCAGGGGGAAGACCAGCAGGGCAAGAACCGGGTGGCGGTGATTTCGGAAGGTCTCTGGCGCCGCCGCTATGGAGCGGACCCCAAGATCGTTGGACGCAAGATCACCTTGAATAGTGCGGACTACGAGGTGGTGGGCGTTGTCAGCCAACAGAGTGCTTATCCCAGCTATGCGCAGATCTTTTCGCCCTATCCGCGGAACCCGGACTTTGACCAGCGTCGCGATTTTTTTGAGCTGAGTGTGGTGGGCCGCCTGCGCCCGGGCCAGAATCTGGAGTCTGCCCAATCGGAGATGACGGCCTTATACGGAGGAGTGGCGGAGCGCCATCCGAAAACTCATGCCGGGCGGAAACTGCGTCTGCTGCCGTTGACCGAACGCGTAACGGGCTCAAATGATCTTGTGCCACGTTATGTCCAGATGCTCCAATATGCCGCGGCCTTTGTGTTGCTGATTGCCTGCGCCAATGTGGCGAATCTGCAGTTGGCACGCGTGACCGGACGGGCGCGGGAGTTTGCGGTCCTGAGTGCCCTTGGAGCCGGCCGTTGGCCGATTGCCAAGCAGGTGTTACTCGAGAGTCTGATCCTTTCCGGAGCGGGTGCGCTAACCGGTGTGGTGACTTCCGTCTGGTGTCTCGATCTTTTGAAGACTTTGCTGCCGGCGGAGATCTGGCAATTTATTCCGATGTGGTCCACGATCCACGTCAACGGATCTGCCTTGCTGCTGACGGTGAACTTGGCGGTACTGGCGGGAATGCTTTCCGGTATTGGCCCGGCGCTCCATTCCACACGGGCGGACGCTCAAGAGACCCTCCGGGATGGGGGACGGGCGATGAGTTCGGGAACGCAGCGCCAGTGGTTCCGGAGTGCCCTGGTCGCCTTCCAGATGACCTTGGCGCTGGTGCTTCTGATTGGCGCGGGATTGATGGTGCGGGGAGCGCAATCGCTCTTTGCACGTTTTGAATCAAAACAGCCGGAACGGGTGGCAACAATGCAGGCATTGTTACCGACCACCAAGTACGACACCACGGAGAAGCGCATCGATTTTGCGCGCCGGGTGGACGAAGAACTTGGCCGGATTCCAGGCGTAGAAAGCTATGCGCTGGTGAACAATATTCCAATGTCGGACAATGGCTGGTCCGCCAACATTGTGGTGGAGGGCAGGCCAGAACCTCCGGTTGCCGAACGCCTGCGCGCACTGCATCTGGCAGTTTCTCCCAACTACTTTGCGCTGATGAAAATCCAACTGCGCCAGGGGCGCCTGCTGGCGGCAAGTGACCAAAGCGGCCGCGAGGATGTTTGCCTGATTGACGAGACCTTTGCTAAGGCATTCTTTCCCTCAGAGGACCCGATTGGAAGGCGCATCGCTCCCACCTATGATGCGGAGCGTCGTTACTGCAAAATTGTCGGCGTTGTGGGCGCCGAGCTGCATTTCGGCTATGAGAAGGGGCCACGGAATACGTTTTACCGGCCGATGGCCCAATCCGGGTCTCGTGCGGTTTCTCTGATGCTGCGGACCCAGGGCCCGGTGCAGCCAATCTTAGTCGCCGGCAAACAGGCAGTGTCTGCCGTGGATCCGGACCAGCCAGTTCGCCAGGTATTCGTGTACCGGGAGTTGATCGAAAATACGATGGCGGGCATGAAGATGGTGACGGTGCTGATGAGCGGCATCGGCATCGTGGCGCTGCTTCTGGCCTGTCTCGGAGTCTATAGCGTGATGTCCTACATGGTCTCGGAGCGGACCAGCGAAATTGGGATGCGCATGGCGATGGGCGCACAGTCCACCGATGTTCTGCTGCTGTTAGGCAAGCAGGCGCTGGCGATGTGCGGCTCGGGAATGCTGCTCGGCCTACTGCTCGGCTATGGGCTGGCGCGCGTCTTCAGCGGACTGCTCTTCGGTGTCAGCGCCCATGACTTCTGGGGCTTGTCGAGTGTGTCGCTGCTGCTGGGTCTGGTGGCCGCGCTGGCGATGTATTTGCCCGCCCGCCGTGCCCTTCGGATGGACCCCGCCATTGCCTTAAGGCATGATTGA